The following proteins are co-located in the Deltaproteobacteria bacterium CG2_30_66_27 genome:
- a CDS encoding 4-hydroxybutyryl-CoA dehydratase: MMNGTQYVESLKKLKPRIFYRGELLRNPYDHPALAPHIRTAAATYDLAAGGQHDEIMTATSNLDGAKISRFTHLFWSVDDLIRKIAMLRFLGRETGTCFQRCVGLDAINALWSVTYDIDQAKGTEYQKRFRKYLVRLQREDLMSAGAMTDAKGDRSLAPWQQADPDLYVRIVLRRPDGIVIRGAKTHITGAANSHEIIVMPTLGLPPEGSDYAVACAVPIDAPGLTLVFGRQSNDERKEEIGTFDCGTEWGVVGGESTLIFEDVFVPTERVFMAGEGEFAGSLVDRFSSWHRANYGGCKGGNADVLLGATALLAEIHGTIKNSIVRDKLTEIVHLVETNFAGAIGSSALGKQLPAGNWLVDPLLANTVKQNVTRFVYQVGRLAHDIAGGLLSTLPSDADFRNDEVGPLLEKYFAGKEGFSTEDKRRLCRYIEGMTSVSTLVEALHGAGSPQAQRIVMLRQSDIPEKMQQAKKVIGIKGPPAKPGGSR; encoded by the coding sequence ATGATGAACGGAACGCAGTACGTGGAAAGCCTGAAAAAGCTCAAGCCGAGAATTTTCTACCGCGGGGAACTGCTGAGGAACCCGTACGACCATCCCGCGCTTGCCCCCCATATCCGGACCGCGGCGGCGACGTACGACCTGGCGGCGGGCGGGCAGCACGACGAGATCATGACGGCGACGTCGAACCTCGACGGGGCGAAGATCTCCCGGTTCACCCACCTCTTCTGGAGCGTGGACGACCTGATCCGGAAGATCGCCATGCTCCGGTTCCTCGGGCGGGAGACGGGGACCTGCTTCCAGCGGTGCGTGGGGCTCGACGCGATCAATGCCCTCTGGTCGGTGACCTACGACATCGACCAGGCGAAGGGGACGGAGTACCAGAAGCGCTTCCGGAAATACCTGGTCCGGTTGCAGCGGGAGGACCTGATGTCGGCCGGGGCGATGACCGATGCGAAGGGGGACCGGTCCCTCGCACCCTGGCAGCAGGCCGACCCCGACCTGTACGTCCGGATCGTCCTGCGGCGTCCCGACGGGATCGTGATCCGGGGCGCCAAGACGCACATCACGGGGGCGGCGAACTCCCACGAGATCATCGTGATGCCGACTCTCGGGCTGCCTCCGGAGGGGTCCGACTATGCGGTCGCCTGCGCCGTGCCGATCGACGCGCCGGGGTTGACGCTGGTCTTCGGCCGGCAGAGCAACGACGAGCGGAAAGAAGAGATCGGAACGTTCGACTGCGGCACGGAGTGGGGGGTGGTCGGCGGGGAGAGCACGCTGATCTTCGAGGACGTCTTCGTCCCGACCGAGCGGGTCTTCATGGCCGGAGAAGGGGAGTTCGCCGGGTCGCTCGTGGATCGGTTCTCGTCGTGGCACCGGGCGAACTACGGCGGGTGCAAGGGGGGGAACGCCGACGTTCTTCTCGGTGCGACCGCCCTGTTGGCGGAGATCCACGGGACGATCAAGAACAGCATCGTCCGGGACAAGCTCACGGAGATCGTCCACCTCGTCGAGACGAATTTCGCGGGGGCGATCGGTTCCTCCGCGCTGGGGAAACAGCTCCCCGCGGGGAACTGGCTGGTGGACCCGCTCCTGGCGAACACGGTCAAGCAGAACGTGACCCGCTTCGTGTACCAGGTGGGGCGGTTGGCGCACGACATCGCGGGAGGGCTCCTGTCCACCCTCCCGTCGGACGCGGATTTCCGGAACGACGAGGTCGGCCCCCTGTTGGAGAAGTACTTCGCGGGGAAGGAAGGTTTCTCCACGGAGGACAAGAGGAGGCTGTGCCGGTACATCGAGGGAATGACGTCGGTGTCCACCTTGGTGGAGGCGCTGCATGGGGCCGGCTCCCCGCAGGCGCAGCGGATCGTGATGCTCCGGCAGTCGGATATCCCGGAGAAGATGCAACAGGCGAAGAAGGTGATCGGGATCAAGGGCCCTCCCGCGAAACCCGGGGGAAGCCGTTGA